The following are from one region of the Bradyrhizobium sediminis genome:
- a CDS encoding PilZ domain-containing protein, translated as MEEKRKYPRSEINEPAYVSSGGSVMSCTVRNISLEGAAIDVENAAFVPAHFRLVMANDSSVRECRVVWIQRNRIGLTFVAVP; from the coding sequence ATGGAAGAAAAGCGAAAATATCCGCGGTCCGAAATCAATGAACCGGCCTACGTATCGTCGGGCGGCTCGGTCATGAGCTGCACGGTCCGGAATATCTCGCTCGAGGGCGCCGCCATCGACGTGGAGAACGCGGCTTTCGTGCCTGCGCACTTTCGTCTGGTGATGGCCAACGACTCCTCGGTCCGCGAGTGCCGAGTCGTCTGGATCCAGCGAAACCGGATCGGCCTGACCTTCGTTGCAGTGCCGTAA
- a CDS encoding DsbA family protein: MLARCIANGDAEKYFGTVQLLFQQQELLMAQTRNTLILIGKQAGMSEQAVETCEKDQTLLDKLAADQRFALDVVKVDSTPTFFVNGERLKGAMSFEELEAKVKSLLKH, translated from the coding sequence TTGCTGGCGCGCTGCATCGCCAATGGCGATGCCGAGAAATATTTCGGCACCGTCCAGCTCTTGTTCCAGCAGCAGGAGCTGTTGATGGCGCAGACCAGGAATACCTTGATACTGATCGGAAAGCAGGCCGGGATGAGCGAACAGGCCGTCGAGACCTGCGAGAAGGATCAGACCCTGCTCGACAAGCTCGCCGCCGACCAACGGTTCGCTCTCGATGTGGTGAAGGTCGATTCAACGCCGACCTTCTTCGTCAATGGCGAGAGACTGAAGGGCGCCATGTCGTTCGAGGAACTGGAAGCCAAGGTCAAATCGCTGCTGAAGCACTGA